The genomic DNA CAGAGAGAGGCTGTCAAAGAACGAGGGGGGAAGGGGCCAAGAAAGAAGGTTGCAAAAGCTTTACAACAACACTGCATTGGCCGGGAATCGAACCCGGGCCTCCCGCGTGGCAGGCGAGAATTCTACCACTGAACCACCAATGCCAGATGTGGAGCTCCCCCCGGCACTGCCTGACGGCCCCACATCTGGAGTCGAcctcactgcagggctgtgtgtggtgACGTGCACCCATATCCCCCTGCCCACACCATCCCCTACCTGCCGGTACCCACTGTACTCCATGCCCAGGGCATCCAAAAGCTGGCTCAGCTCCTGCGTGTACCCACGGGACGGGTGCTTCTCCGGCAGCACCTCGAGgatgtgcagcactgcctgggaaCAGGCGTGGAACCACAGGTAGCGCAGGGATGCTTCTGATACCTTTTTGTCACGCTGTGGGAGAAAGGGGGAATGTGGTGTTGGGTGAGACCCTGGTGGCTGGAGACTCCcacctcccctccctgcccctcACTGTCACTGAGTGTCCCCAACGTGAGCTCACCAGGCGGGTGACGTTGGCCATCCGCAGCACCTCCTCGTGCTGCACTCGGAGAGTGTAGTCAATGGGGAAGTAGTGCTTCTGGAGAGGTGGAGAGGAGTGTGAGGGCCACTGGTGtccccagagctgtgccaccaGGGTCCCCATATCTGTGCCACCAGTGTCCCACCAGCAGTGCCTCCAGTATCTCCGTATCTATGCTACCAGGGTCCCTAGCTGTGTCACCAGGGTCCCTGTATCTGTGCCGATTGAACCCCTATATCTGCATCACCAGGGTCCCTACACCTGTGCCACCAGGATCCTCATATCTGTGCCACCAGTGTCCCACTAACTGTGCCACTGATATCCCACCAGCTGGGTCACTGTTGTCCCACCAACTGTGCCACCAAGGTCTCCACAACTGTGCCCACAGCGGGCACCCTGCTTTGGGGGCCACCCTATAGGTAGGGTCaccagagagctgctctgactGCACACCCAATTCTGGGTACAGGGAACTTGGGGACACATGGCAGGGTGTCAGGGCAGGGGACAGGGCCATACCATGTACTGCAGGCGCATCTCATACCGCAGCTTGTCCTGCAGCAGTCGGGCGAGCTCACATTCCCCCAGCGcagccacctccagccccaaCACGGCCAGGacacctgcagagcagcatcacCCCATGGGGACCCCTCCATGGGGACATCCGTTGCCCACCCCCTCCAGGGGTGtcccccccacctcccagtGATGTGTACTCACAGAGGACGGCCGCGCAGCGCTGGTACATGGTGACCAGCTGTGGAGCCTACATGGTTGATGGGTGCAGGTGGCCTCCTGGGTGCTTGGGATGGGCTGATAAGAGATGGTGCTCTGCGGTGGCCCCCGACGGCTGTCCCCTGCCATAGGGGGGGGTCAGGCCCCCTCCCCGGCCGCCACAGCTGGGTTGTCCTGTGGGGAGGTGGTGTGTCCTTGGGATATCACAAGGAATGGGACAGTCCCAAACAAGGTCCCTtggatgtggggtgggagctggggggggaagagccccagctgcagcctccaggaCCCCAGGCGGGGTCACACGGTGATAGCACTGCACAGTGTCCCTCACAAATGGAGGGGTGGTGTCCCCATGGTCAGATGAAGGCAGACTCACCACGTCCCCAAGCAAAGAGACCACACAGCATCCCCATCCAAAGGAGGGGCACATCCCTGCACCACATCCCCACCCGGATAGGGCCAGGCTGTGTCCCCAGGCAGTGCCCTCTGCTAGGTCCCCATGTGTCACATCCCTGTGCCATGTCCCCAAGCAGAAATCATGCCATGTTCCTATACAGCATCCCTATGCAGCACCCTGtgccatgtccccatgtcctgtGTCAGGTTTCCATGCCTTGTCCACACTCAGTGTCCCTATTCCCACTGTCCCCTTACTGCGTCCCCGTTTGAGGGCTGTGCCGTGTCCCCATGCCGTGTCCCTGTGCCATACCTCAGTGTCACACTGCCACGCAGCGTTTGGTGCCATGCCCCCCCACGGGCGCGTCCCCAGCATCCCCCCACGCAGTGCACTCCACCAAGTGGTGGCCA from Lagopus muta isolate bLagMut1 chromosome 12, bLagMut1 primary, whole genome shotgun sequence includes the following:
- the IL34 gene encoding interleukin-34 isoform X2, whose protein sequence is MYQRCAAVLCVLAVLGLEVAALGECELARLLQDKLRYEMRLQYMKHYFPIDYTLRVQHEEVLRMANVTRLRDKKVSEASLRYLWFHACSQAVLHILEVLPEKHPSRGYTQELSQLLDALGMEYSGYRQSDVDAAVADLVKQLHSGDSRLKAVRPKALLDNCIKVLRMLFRAHCRWDST
- the IL34 gene encoding interleukin-34 isoform X1; amino-acid sequence: MYQRCAAVLCVLAVLGLEVAALGECELARLLQDKLRYEMRLQYMKHYFPIDYTLRVQHEEVLRMANVTRLRDKKVSEASLRYLWFHACSQAVLHILEVLPEKHPSRGYTQELSQLLDALGMEYSGYRQHPKLFAPIDDVAVPHPMSPQSDVDAAVADLVKQLHSGDSRLKAVRPKALLDNCIKVLRMLFRAHCRWDST
- the IL34 gene encoding interleukin-34 isoform X3, whose product is MYQRCAAVLCVLAVLGLEVAALGECELARLLQDKLRYEMRLQYMRDKKVSEASLRYLWFHACSQAVLHILEVLPEKHPSRGYTQELSQLLDALGMEYSGYRQHPKLFAPIDDVAVPHPMSPQSDVDAAVADLVKQLHSGDSRLKAVRPKALLDNCIKVLRMLFRAHCRWDST